One Scomber scombrus chromosome 4, fScoSco1.1, whole genome shotgun sequence genomic region harbors:
- the LOC133979305 gene encoding hypermethylated in cancer 2 protein-like translates to MELPNHAKQLLLQLNQQRAKGFLCDVIIVVENALFRAHKNILAASSIYFKSLVLHDNLINLDTEMVNPSVFRQVLDFIYTGKLLSSSEQSSEQNFSALLTAASYLQLHDLAALCRKKLKRSGGKPLPGKPSTPGPLSRLRLNNQRLSSSTPTGTNNHYPPTPSEADQPQPQPDEGLRDKLSDDEMFVGSTGKNGNGGNGNSNGNLSSGGSAGEPDLGLDLSKKSPPSAGTATDALSPHSNSQESPQSASVSTTNSASLDDSSTTLPGADTCGSDPMELNSSKAEENHPDGPPPQKKSRQGARKNEWPKREASGLKSEDHDRPLVNGVIVGPKDGRSSSGVGGGSGSSFASDQSFQCKEEEEGGENGQDHSEESGQSDGESTGGGGRGGGKGGGHQSANYVYRQEGFEPAFGDNLYVCIPCGKGFPSSEQLNAHVETHTEDELYIKEEGGTFVKEEDEEEAEDLSAPVGPSNFGAETRPFKCTVCSKSYKDPATLRQHEKSHWLTRPFPCNICGKMFTQRGTMTRHMRSHLGLKPFACEECGMRFTRQYRLTEHMRVHSGEKPYECQLCGGKFTQQRNLISHLRMHTSPS, encoded by the coding sequence ATGGAACTGCCAAATCATGCCAAacaactgctgctgcaactAAACCAGCAGAGAGCCAAGGGCTTTCTGTGTGATGTTATCATTGTGGTGGAGAATGCGCTCTTCCGTGCTCACAAGAACATCCTGGCGGCAAGCAGCATCTACTTCAAATCTTTGGTCCTCCACGATAACCTCATTAACCTCGACACAGAGATGGTTAACCCCTCTGTATTTAGACAAGTTCTGGACTTCATCTACACTGGGAAGCTCCTGTCCTCATCAGAACAGAGCAGTGAGCAGAACTTCAGTGCCCTCTTAACAGCAGCCAGCTACCTCCAGCTCCATGACCTCGCTGCTCTGTGCAGAAAGAAGCTCAAGCGCAGTGGTGGGAAACCCCTGCCAGGTAAACCCTCCACTCCAGGTCCCCTTAGCCGCTTACGCCTCAACAACCAGCGCCTTTCTTCTTCTACCCCTACTGGCACCAACAACCACTATCCTCCCACCCCTTCCGAAGCCGACCAGCCACAGCCACAGCCAGATGAAGGCCTTCGGGACAAGCTCTCAGATGACGAGATGTTTGTTGGCAGCACTGGGAAGAATGGGAATGGGGGGAATGGCAACAGTAATGGTAACCTCAGCAGTGGAGGAAGTGCAGGTGAGCCAGATCTAGGCCTAGACCTGTCCAAGAAGAGCCCTCCCTCTGCGGGCACAGCCACTGATGCTCTCAGCCCACACAGCAACTCCCAAGAATCCCCTCAATCTGCCTCAGTATCCACAACCAACAGTGCCTCACTGGATGACTCCTCTACCACCCTACCAGGTGCAGACACCTGTGGCTCAGACCCCATGGAGCTCAACTCCTCAAAAGCAGAGGAAAACCATCCTGATGGACCCCCACCCCAGAAGAAATCCCGACAGGGTGCTCGCAAGAACGAGTGGCCTAAGAGAGAGGCATCAGGGTTGAAGTCTGAAGATCATGACAGGCCCCTGGTTAATGGGGTGATAGTAGGTCCTAAAGATGGCCGCTCCTCAAGTGGGGTCGGAGGGGGCAGTGGTAGCAGCTTTGCCTCTGACCAGTCCTTCCAGTgtaaagaagaggaagagggaggagagaatgGCCAGGACCACAGTGAAGAGAGCGGTCAAAGTGACGGAGAGAGcacaggaggtggaggaagaggaggaggaaaaggagggggaCACCAAAGCGCCAACTACGTGTACCGCCAGGAAGGTTTTGAACCAGCATTTGGAGACAACCTCTATGTGTGCATTCCCTGTGGTAAGGGCTTCCCCAGTTCTGAGCAGCTCAATGCTCACGTGGAGACACACACTGAGGATGAGCTCTATatcaaagaggagggaggaacctttgtgaaagaggaagatgaggaagaggcagaggaCCTCTCTGCCCCCGTAGGTCCCTCCAACTTTGGCGCTGAAACGCGTCCATTCAAGTGTACTGTCTGCAGTAAGAGCTACAAAGACCCGGCAACGCTGAGACAACATGAAAAGAGCCACTGGCTGACCAGGCCCTTCCCCTGCAACATCTGTGGCAAAATGTTCACCCAGAGGGGCACCATGACACGCCACATGCGCAGCCACCTTGGCCTCAAGCCCTTTGCATGTGAGGAGTGTGGCATGCGCTTCACACGCCAGTACCGTCTGACAGAGCACATGCGTGTCCACTCTGGGGAGAAGCCGTATGAATGCCAACTATGTGGGGGGAAGTTCACCCAGCAGCGCAACCTCATCAGTCACCTGAGAATGCACACCTCACCCTCTTAG